One region of Verrucomicrobiia bacterium genomic DNA includes:
- a CDS encoding AraC family transcriptional regulator: protein MIQTGELTDITVHSSRTRMRGVRAANVESRPWIDDFPVCQTLNQYQMIHIGIQESAPPTKIVRTKQTTTYFLACIGGKGRVLIDGRWRVCEEGFACLLPAHTLNAFETMPTGKWEFCWVCYQRPTEQRPIAGVTTPVMAKYDPLPLRSAILGLMYECNGPAQPTLIQEWTDLVHAYVLRFAQPSDQPDQLRLLWERVAHNLSDEWSLGRLAKEAGYSNEHLRRLCRRQLGRSPMHQVTYLRMRRAAELLATTEKTIDSIAHEIGYQNPFVFSNAFTKWIGWRPSEYRRKKFNPPPAKKG from the coding sequence ATGATTCAAACGGGTGAGTTGACCGATATCACCGTTCACAGCTCGCGCACCCGCATGCGGGGCGTTCGCGCCGCCAATGTCGAATCCCGGCCGTGGATCGATGACTTCCCCGTCTGCCAGACCTTGAATCAGTATCAAATGATTCATATTGGCATCCAGGAATCGGCTCCCCCGACGAAGATCGTCAGAACCAAGCAGACAACCACCTATTTCCTCGCGTGCATCGGTGGAAAGGGAAGGGTGCTGATTGACGGACGCTGGCGCGTTTGTGAAGAGGGTTTCGCCTGCCTTCTACCGGCGCACACGCTGAATGCCTTCGAGACCATGCCCACCGGGAAGTGGGAATTCTGCTGGGTCTGTTATCAACGTCCCACAGAACAGCGCCCGATCGCAGGTGTCACAACGCCGGTCATGGCCAAGTACGACCCGCTCCCGCTTCGCTCCGCTATTCTCGGCCTGATGTATGAATGCAACGGGCCGGCGCAGCCAACTTTGATCCAGGAATGGACCGACCTTGTTCACGCTTACGTGTTGCGGTTTGCCCAGCCGTCGGATCAGCCGGATCAACTACGGCTCCTCTGGGAACGTGTGGCTCACAATCTTTCGGATGAATGGAGCCTGGGCCGCCTTGCCAAGGAGGCCGGCTACAGCAACGAACACCTGCGACGTCTCTGCCGCCGGCAGTTGGGAAGAAGCCCGATGCACCAGGTGACCTATCTGCGAATGCGGCGCGCGGCCGAATTACTTGCCACGACGGAGAAGACCATCGACTCGATCGCCCACGAAATCGGGTATCAAAACCCGTTTGTCTTCTCGAACGCGTTCACCAAGTGGATAGGCTGGCGGCCCTCGGAATATCGTCGCAAGAAATTCAACCCGCCGCCTGCCAAGAAGGGTTGA
- a CDS encoding sigma-70 family RNA polymerase sigma factor: MKLYLREIGQVKLLTPQEEIELAARIKKGDKKAREQMIKANLRLVVKIARDYEGIGLPLLDLISEGNIGLMKAVERFDPSKGGKLSTYGSWWIKQSIKRALANQSKTIRLPVHLVDKISKMRRTAMRLQEELGREPTDDELGGELGISASRVAQMRLAAIRPASLDAPIGDEDSNNFAEVVQDEAADTPYEQLEEKTVTRMLQEMIKTLDPREATILRARFGLDGGPEKTLEEVGEKFGVTRERVRQIQNIALKKLRKMIEKLEATKAK; this comes from the coding sequence ATCAAGCTTTACCTCCGCGAGATCGGCCAGGTGAAATTGCTCACCCCTCAGGAGGAGATCGAACTCGCCGCGCGGATCAAGAAAGGTGACAAAAAAGCGCGCGAGCAAATGATCAAGGCGAACCTGCGCCTCGTCGTCAAAATCGCCCGCGACTACGAAGGCATCGGCCTGCCGCTCCTGGATCTCATCAGCGAAGGAAACATTGGGTTGATGAAAGCCGTTGAACGATTCGATCCTTCAAAAGGCGGCAAGCTTTCCACCTACGGTTCGTGGTGGATCAAGCAATCGATCAAGCGCGCGCTGGCGAATCAGTCCAAGACCATTCGCCTGCCCGTTCACCTCGTCGATAAGATTTCAAAAATGCGACGCACCGCCATGCGCTTGCAGGAGGAACTCGGGCGCGAGCCGACGGATGATGAGTTGGGCGGCGAGCTCGGCATCTCGGCCTCACGCGTTGCTCAAATGCGGCTCGCTGCGATCCGCCCGGCGTCGCTCGATGCTCCGATTGGCGATGAGGATTCGAACAATTTCGCCGAAGTGGTGCAGGATGAAGCTGCCGACACGCCGTACGAGCAGCTCGAGGAAAAAACTGTAACCCGCATGCTCCAGGAGATGATCAAGACCCTGGACCCGCGGGAGGCAACGATCCTTCGCGCCCGGTTCGGACTGGATGGCGGACCTGAAAAGACTCTTGAGGAAGTGGGCGAGAAGTTCGGGGTGACTCGCGAACGGGTTCGGCAAATCCAGAACATCGCGCTGAAGAAGCTTCGAAAGATGATCGAAAAACTCGAGGCCACGAAGGCCAAGTAG
- a CDS encoding matrixin family metalloprotease, translated as MKFASLRIKGATFLLTLLALVTANASSTLPLTPAELLRDCGGAFRGTILGSTSYRGSNGLIFTRTDVRVDETFKGTLPRVVRLVHRGGAVAGEDELFGLSPTLIQGQEYLLFVNRNASGVLHCPEGPASAVLLNGTPATHRILQEVRQQVGGEPLPGDDGTDQEGSIQPVPQAITGMLQGVNSRFVQPDRGEPIPYIIDANALPAGITFEQATNAVREALDAWASVTSLKFALESIESFGQGADAVALNDGKLRLQLHDIYSRIEGSSVLGIGGRSASTSALSNGWNLGGRVNDTEFRRTGRGYVVLKHDHSTMQNLATFTEVLCHEIGHALNLAHSSEVPTADPLLLEAMMYYLAHADGRGATLGAYDPPIIQQIYPANTPPFTFHRMLDVITAPSTPEVPGINEVEARGYDLQPTDLTMETAEASAANGSFSIADRLIRYTPNGYYNDSARLNPAGGSSWDSIYVRFSDGTNASPYARIRVISLRGDGYEPSDGLPDYWMLNFFGHEDPRSDDLSRANDDADGDGMTNLQEYLAATHPTSSGSALRIAMNSAGVLEVPVKPFDPYDSLTSTNLVDWIRAASPLVSTNASAEELTALPQTAVTAVISNSPASSPHLFFRVEKIP; from the coding sequence ATGAAATTCGCTTCGCTCCGTATCAAGGGCGCAACGTTCCTGCTGACCCTGCTCGCCCTTGTCACTGCTAATGCCTCCTCCACTCTTCCGTTGACGCCGGCCGAACTGTTGCGCGATTGCGGCGGCGCGTTTCGGGGAACAATCCTTGGCTCCACCAGCTATCGCGGATCAAATGGCTTGATCTTCACACGAACCGATGTCCGTGTGGACGAAACTTTCAAAGGGACGCTGCCGCGAGTGGTGCGACTTGTCCACCGCGGAGGAGCGGTCGCCGGCGAGGATGAACTTTTCGGCCTTTCGCCGACGCTGATTCAAGGGCAGGAATATCTTCTCTTCGTGAACCGGAACGCATCAGGCGTCCTGCATTGTCCCGAAGGGCCCGCCTCTGCCGTCCTGTTAAATGGCACACCCGCAACCCATCGAATCCTCCAGGAAGTCCGCCAACAGGTTGGCGGCGAACCTTTGCCGGGCGACGACGGCACGGACCAGGAGGGCTCGATCCAACCCGTTCCACAGGCGATCACGGGCATGCTGCAGGGCGTCAACTCGCGGTTCGTTCAACCCGATCGCGGCGAGCCGATCCCTTACATAATTGATGCAAACGCTCTCCCGGCAGGAATCACGTTCGAGCAGGCGACCAACGCAGTGCGCGAGGCACTCGACGCATGGGCATCGGTAACCAGTTTGAAATTCGCCCTGGAAAGCATCGAAAGTTTTGGACAGGGAGCGGATGCAGTCGCCCTCAATGACGGAAAACTGCGGCTTCAACTCCATGACATCTACAGCCGAATTGAGGGTTCGAGCGTGCTCGGGATTGGAGGCCGTTCGGCTTCCACGAGCGCGTTGAGCAACGGATGGAACCTTGGAGGCCGGGTGAACGATACTGAATTTCGCCGCACTGGCCGCGGCTACGTTGTTTTGAAGCACGACCATTCCACGATGCAAAATCTTGCAACGTTCACCGAAGTGCTCTGCCACGAAATCGGCCATGCGCTGAACCTCGCCCATTCGAGTGAAGTCCCGACTGCCGATCCGCTCCTGCTTGAGGCGATGATGTATTACCTCGCGCATGCAGATGGGCGCGGCGCCACGCTAGGAGCCTATGATCCTCCAATCATCCAGCAGATCTATCCTGCGAACACGCCACCGTTCACGTTCCATCGAATGCTCGATGTCATCACGGCGCCGAGCACGCCTGAAGTTCCTGGGATCAATGAAGTGGAAGCGCGTGGTTACGATCTGCAACCCACCGATCTGACGATGGAAACTGCCGAAGCGAGCGCCGCGAACGGATCGTTCTCGATTGCAGACCGGCTCATTCGTTACACACCGAATGGTTATTACAATGACAGTGCGCGGCTGAATCCCGCCGGGGGTTCATCGTGGGATTCCATTTACGTCCGCTTTTCGGATGGCACGAATGCTTCGCCCTACGCGCGAATTCGAGTCATCTCGCTGCGCGGCGATGGCTACGAGCCCTCGGACGGTTTGCCCGATTACTGGATGCTGAACTTCTTCGGTCATGAGGATCCACGTTCCGACGACCTGTCGCGCGCAAACGATGACGCCGACGGGGATGGCATGACGAACCTGCAGGAGTATCTGGCGGCTACGCATCCAACATCCTCCGGCTCCGCACTGCGGATTGCGATGAACTCGGCGGGCGTCCTGGAAGTGCCAGTCAAACCTTTCGATCCCTACGACAGTCTGACCTCAACGAACCTCGTCGATTGGATCCGGGCAGCTTCACCGCTTGTGTCGACAAACGCTTCGGCGGAAGAACTCACTGCATTGCCGCAAACCGCCGTGACCGCAGTGATATCGAATTCACCCGCATCATCACCCCATCTATTTTTCCGCGTGGAGAAAATTCCGTAG
- a CDS encoding zinc metallopeptidase: MIFDPLYIVFMLPGLLLGLWAQMRLSSAYNRYIRVGTSSGLSGAQAAREILDNAGLYNVPVEQVPGRLTDHYDPQRRALFLSSENFQGRSLAAVGVAAHEAGHALQHQAAYGPLNFRMAMVPITQFASKAWMGILLLGFIVGGAYFSKFVWAAIAIFSVIALFQIITLPVEFDASRRAKERLLQLGIVHSGESDGVSKVLSAAALTYVAAMVSAVMTLLHLLLIARNRN; encoded by the coding sequence ATGATTTTTGATCCGCTCTACATTGTGTTCATGCTGCCGGGATTGCTGCTGGGCCTATGGGCGCAGATGCGACTCTCAAGCGCTTACAACCGCTATATCCGCGTGGGGACAAGTTCAGGTCTCAGCGGCGCGCAGGCCGCGCGTGAAATTCTCGACAACGCCGGGCTCTACAACGTGCCCGTCGAACAGGTTCCTGGCCGCCTGACAGATCATTACGATCCGCAGCGGCGCGCGCTGTTTCTTTCATCGGAGAATTTCCAGGGACGCTCGCTGGCAGCGGTGGGGGTCGCGGCGCATGAAGCGGGACACGCGCTTCAACATCAGGCTGCGTATGGTCCCTTGAATTTTCGCATGGCCATGGTGCCGATCACGCAATTTGCCAGCAAAGCATGGATGGGCATCCTGCTGCTCGGATTTATTGTGGGAGGAGCCTACTTCTCAAAATTTGTGTGGGCCGCAATCGCCATTTTTTCTGTCATCGCATTGTTTCAGATCATCACTTTGCCAGTTGAATTTGATGCCAGCCGCCGCGCCAAGGAAAGGTTGCTGCAGCTTGGGATCGTTCATAGCGGGGAGAGTGACGGCGTCAGCAAAGTGCTCAGCGCAGCGGCGTTGACTTATGTCGCAGCAATGGTTTCAGCGGTGATGACACTGCTGCATTTGTTGCTGATCGCGCGCAATCGCAACTGA
- the sppA gene encoding signal peptide peptidase SppA — protein MDSNDVPPNSATPPPPPPPPLTPPPVIVPAAAARQPRRGRGWMVLALVLLVFLLFSMLLNFSQLTGGVGAGTGGLRTAGPRLDETLLEDNGASAKIAVIDLDGIITSRALDQSGFTMVDLIKAQLELAKEDDNVKAVVLRVDSPGGEVLASDEIYRIIGDFQDETGKAVVASMGNLAASGGYYISAACRWIVANELTITGSIGVIMSTWNYRGLMNRVGLQPQVYKSGKFKDMLSGDREPHEIPAEERAMVQQLIDDTYGRFKEVVAEGREQAKQANRDAGRELADNWADFADGRVLSGTQAYDLGLVDQLGNFHDAVAKAASIGGIDDPKRVNIVRYQQRYSLSDLLNIFGQSEARTIKVDLGIEPPKLQAGQLYFIAPTMIH, from the coding sequence ATGGACAGCAACGACGTTCCCCCGAATTCCGCGACGCCGCCTCCGCCTCCACCGCCCCCCTTGACTCCGCCACCCGTCATCGTTCCGGCGGCGGCCGCACGGCAACCGCGGCGCGGGCGCGGGTGGATGGTGCTCGCCCTCGTTTTGCTGGTGTTTCTTCTCTTCAGCATGCTCCTCAACTTCAGCCAGTTGACGGGCGGCGTCGGCGCAGGCACAGGCGGCTTGCGCACTGCAGGACCGCGGCTTGACGAAACGCTGCTTGAGGACAATGGCGCTTCCGCAAAGATTGCCGTCATTGACCTGGATGGAATCATCACGAGCCGCGCGCTCGATCAGAGTGGTTTCACCATGGTCGATCTCATCAAGGCGCAACTCGAACTCGCCAAGGAGGATGACAACGTCAAGGCCGTCGTCCTGCGCGTCGATTCACCCGGCGGCGAGGTGCTCGCGTCCGATGAGATTTATCGAATTATTGGTGATTTCCAGGACGAAACTGGCAAGGCGGTTGTCGCATCGATGGGGAATCTAGCTGCGTCGGGGGGCTATTATATTTCCGCGGCATGCCGCTGGATCGTTGCCAATGAGTTGACCATTACGGGCAGCATTGGCGTGATCATGAGCACGTGGAATTATCGCGGTTTGATGAACCGCGTCGGGCTGCAACCTCAGGTTTACAAAAGCGGGAAGTTCAAGGACATGTTGAGCGGCGATCGTGAACCCCATGAGATTCCAGCCGAAGAACGCGCAATGGTGCAGCAACTCATTGACGACACCTACGGACGCTTCAAGGAGGTCGTCGCAGAAGGACGGGAGCAGGCAAAGCAGGCGAATCGGGACGCAGGCAGAGAGCTGGCGGACAATTGGGCCGACTTTGCAGATGGCCGCGTGCTTTCCGGAACGCAAGCGTATGACCTTGGCCTGGTCGACCAGCTCGGCAACTTCCATGATGCCGTTGCCAAGGCGGCGAGCATTGGCGGCATTGATGACCCCAAGCGCGTGAACATTGTTCGATACCAGCAGCGGTACAGCCTTTCGGATCTGTTGAACATCTTCGGCCAAAGTGAAGCCCGCACGATCAAGGTGGATCTTGGAATTGAACCGCCCAAGCTGCAGGCGGGGCAATTGTATTTCATCGCCCCCACGATGATCCACTGA